The following coding sequences are from one Microtus pennsylvanicus isolate mMicPen1 chromosome 1, mMicPen1.hap1, whole genome shotgun sequence window:
- the Chek2 gene encoding serine/threonine-protein kinase Chk2 isoform X4: protein MAFERRTCRKVAIKIISKRKFALGSSREADMAPSVETEIEILKKLNHPCIIQIKDVFDAEDYYIVLELMEGGELFDRVVSKRLKEATCKLYFYQMLLAVQYLHENGIIHRDLKPENVLLSSQEEDCLIKITDFGQSKILGETSLMRTLCGTPTYLAPEVLVSNGTAGYSRAVDCWSLGVILFICLSGYPPFSEHKTQVSLKDQITSGKYNFIPEVWTDVSEKALDLVKKLLVVDPKSRFTTEEALNHPWLQDECMKRKFQDLLAQEKNVMALPLTPAQPSSRKRPLEREVEDVESTKYRAVCDELV, encoded by the exons GACATGGCTCCCAGTGTTGAAACTGaaatagaaattttgaaaaaactAAATCAT CCTTGCATCATCCAGATTAAAGATGTTTTTGATGCAGAAGATTATTACATTGTTCTGGAGTT GATGGAAGGTGGAGAGCTCTTTGACCGGGTGGTGAGCAAACGCCTGAAGGAAGCAACCTGCAAGCTCTATTTCTACCAGATGCTTTTGGCTGTACAG TACCTTCATGAAAATGGGATTATACATCGGGACCTAAAGCCAGAGAATGTTCTTTTGTCTTCTCAAGAAGAGGACTGCCTTATCAAG ATCACTGATTTTGGACAGTCCAAAATTTTGGGGGAGACATCACTGATGAGAACTTTATGTGGTACGCCCACTTACCTGGCTCCTGAGGTCCTTGTCTCCAATGGGACTGCTGGGTACAGCCGTGCGGTAGACTGCTGGAGCTTAGGAGTTATTCTTTTCATCTG CCTTAGTGGGTATCCGCCTTTCTCTGAGCATAAGACTCAAGTGTCACTGAAGGATCAAATCACCAGTGGAAAATACAACTTTATTCCTGAAGTCTGGACAGATGTTTCAGAGAAGG CTCTGGACCTTGTCAAGAAACTGTTGGTTGTGGATCCAAAATCTAGGTTTACCACTGAGGAAGCCTTGAATCATCCATGGCTACAG GATGAGTGCATGAAGAGAAAATTTCAGGATCTACTGGCTCAGGAGAAGAATGTGATGGCTCTCCCCCTGACTCCCGCCCAG CCTTCCAGTCGAAAGCGGCCCCTGGAACGGGAAGTGGAAGATGTTGAGAGCACAAAGTACCGCGCTGTGTGTGATGAACTGGTTTGA